One window of the Tachypleus tridentatus isolate NWPU-2018 chromosome 10, ASM421037v1, whole genome shotgun sequence genome contains the following:
- the LOC143229689 gene encoding uncharacterized protein LOC143229689, translating to MKFGVPMIWSEHKDHSNDCYFCKQDFIGCTTAKKKKHIVYPNLQSAIRPVEHSKNLPVPKPPDQEMQSSSSADEHSSGEYVEPNHPESENKPIPFSQEALNDLCRDLYLIKDKSEFLASRLQERNLLEKGVKITLYRKRTEDLLALFTMKEDLCFCNDITLLCKQLEMSYDNTNWRLCIDASKDSIKAVLLHNSNTLPSVPIAYSTTMKESYENLKAFLTSIQYDDHNYHICADFKVVAMFTGFQLGYNFATSSAYGTPEQELNIMYARTGRSEMKLSKENTTSCTNHL from the coding sequence ATGAAGTTTGGTGTGCCAATGATTTGGAGTGAGCATAAAGATCACTCTAATGATTGCTATTTTTGTAAGCAAGACTTTATAGGCTgtactacagcaaagaaaaagaaacacattgtttacCCAAATTTGCAATCAGCAATACGCCCAGTAGAGCACTCAAAAAATTTACCTGTGCCCAAACCTCCAGATCAAGAAATGCAGAGTTCCAGCAGTGCAGATGAACATTCCAGTGGTGAATATGTGGAGCCCAATCATCCAGAAAGCGAGAATAAACCAATACCATTTTCTCAAGAGGCTCTAAATGACTTGTGCAGGGATCTCTATTTAATCAAAGACAAAAGTGAGTTTCTGGCATCAAGGCTTCAAGAACGTAATCTTCTTGAGAAAGGAGTGAAGATAACACTGTACAGGAAACGTACAGAGGATCTGcttgcattattcaccatgaaGGAAGACTTATGCTTTTGTAATGACATCACTTTACTTTGTAAGCAACTGGAAATGTCATATGATAACACCAACTGGCGACTTTGCATAGATGCATCCAAGGACAGCATCAAAGCTGTTCTGCTACACAATAGTAATACTCTGCCTTCTGTTCCCATAGCTTATAGCACAACCATGaaagaatcatatgaaaatctgaaagcaTTTCTAACAAGCATACAGTATGATGACCATAACTACCATATTTGTGCAGATTTCAAGGTTGTGGCCATGTTTACTGGCTTTCAGCTTGGCTATAATTTTGCTACTTCAAGTGCTTATGGAACTCCAGAGCAAGAACTGAACATTATGTACGCAAGGACTGGCCGATCCGAGATGAAATTGAGCAAGGAAAACACAACATCATGCACAAACCACTTGTGA